The following are encoded together in the uncultured Sphaerochaeta sp. genome:
- a CDS encoding alpha/beta fold hydrolase, which translates to MLVLIISLVVLLSSCTTMYVDKAETGIVHISSSDGYLIEGFLSMPDDANSETLVVYVNGSGPNTYDNKRMLDEQKQFTYFDLFRDEFNARDIAFFSYNTRGVTPSDEPPYFTSVDDIEYRSYTPHASVNDVVSIVEYLRAYKGLQNAKIILLGWSEGTLIAPLVSLKTDIDGLILCGFMYDDMMSILDWQQTGGSSMVFYRNYFDYNKDGIVSPEEFAEDRNGIAAHFGVTYDYMDQDKSGVMDEKDFAIMLEPTRNELYRAIEERDREYLKHSYGVYLTPEWFDAHKMMPTNKEILPFVDIPIHIIHGTFDQNARVEGVYEVRDWFEQLGKENLTISVHEGYNHDLNYMDYVFTGEIPEGLAEIFSTAEAL; encoded by the coding sequence ATGTTGGTTCTGATTATTTCATTGGTTGTGCTTCTTTCGAGTTGTACCACCATGTACGTAGACAAAGCAGAGACGGGAATCGTGCATATATCCTCAAGTGATGGGTACTTAATCGAAGGATTCCTCTCCATGCCCGATGATGCGAATTCAGAAACGCTGGTTGTGTATGTCAATGGTTCTGGACCGAATACCTATGATAACAAACGAATGCTGGATGAGCAAAAACAGTTCACCTATTTTGATCTCTTCCGCGATGAGTTCAATGCACGTGATATAGCATTCTTCAGTTACAATACCCGTGGGGTCACCCCTTCAGATGAACCTCCGTACTTTACCTCAGTGGATGATATTGAATACAGAAGCTATACCCCTCATGCAAGTGTAAATGATGTTGTTTCAATCGTAGAGTACTTGAGAGCGTACAAGGGTCTCCAGAATGCCAAGATCATCCTCCTGGGATGGAGTGAAGGTACCTTGATTGCTCCCTTGGTGTCCCTGAAGACGGATATTGATGGACTCATCCTTTGTGGCTTTATGTATGACGATATGATGAGTATCCTCGATTGGCAACAAACAGGTGGGTCAAGTATGGTCTTCTACCGCAACTACTTTGACTATAACAAGGATGGGATTGTATCACCAGAGGAATTTGCTGAAGACAGAAACGGGATTGCAGCACATTTCGGTGTTACCTATGACTACATGGACCAGGACAAGAGCGGGGTCATGGATGAAAAGGATTTTGCAATCATGCTTGAACCAACCAGAAATGAGCTGTACCGGGCCATCGAAGAGAGAGATCGAGAGTACCTAAAGCATTCCTATGGGGTATATCTTACTCCAGAATGGTTTGATGCACACAAGATGATGCCAACGAACAAAGAAATCCTTCCCTTTGTTGATATTCCTATTCATATCATCCATGGTACATTTGACCAGAATGCTCGTGTGGAGGGCGTATATGAAGTCAGGGATTGGTTTGAGCAATTGGGAAAAGAGAACCTAACCATCTCTGTCCATGAAGGATACAACCATGATCTGAACTACATGGACTATGTCTTCACAGGAGAGATTCCTGAAGGATTGGCTGAGATCTTCTCTACAGCAGAAGCTTTGTAA
- a CDS encoding GGDEF domain-containing protein codes for MDYLIQFQINIFAFAILVILYLFMQKSRIKTFSKHLLNWSLLTTSIAIIDEPLTWIIDGEQFLGAFLLEYSTNFLLYLIGPVIGGLLMSYVDFRMFHDRKRVQKRWYYQHASLLTLFMLIMNTFLPLYFSVNPETNSYSSEPFKFIHYILLGLLYGYFFVFITMNRKKITRNETLIYQFFFFIPIAGMVLQFFNSKLHFSWTSIALALFVIYVFLESTPSDEDYLTKLYNRSSYDAYMQHLLQSNKQFSLIVFDLNYFKEINDKHGHEMGDYTLICFAKALKKAFAPRGLAFRLGGDEFAAISESGNVEAIIEMIKVYLHKNNNPLIKNLRFSYGYHSPLPGMTADELSNIADHKMYAQKQVMKENDPRGER; via the coding sequence CAGTAAACATCTCCTCAATTGGTCCCTGCTCACTACCAGTATTGCCATTATCGATGAACCACTGACATGGATAATTGATGGCGAGCAATTCCTTGGTGCATTTCTCCTTGAATACTCCACCAACTTCCTGCTTTACCTCATTGGTCCTGTCATCGGGGGACTGCTCATGTCCTATGTGGATTTCAGGATGTTTCATGACAGGAAGAGAGTCCAAAAGAGATGGTACTATCAGCATGCAAGCCTGCTTACACTCTTTATGCTTATCATGAATACCTTCTTGCCTCTCTATTTCTCAGTAAACCCTGAGACCAACAGTTATAGTAGTGAACCTTTCAAGTTCATCCACTACATCTTGCTTGGCTTGCTGTATGGGTATTTCTTTGTCTTTATCACCATGAATAGAAAGAAGATTACCCGCAATGAAACCTTGATCTATCAGTTTTTCTTTTTCATCCCCATAGCAGGAATGGTACTTCAATTTTTCAATTCCAAGTTGCACTTTTCCTGGACATCAATTGCATTGGCTTTGTTTGTCATCTATGTCTTTCTTGAATCTACACCATCCGATGAGGATTACCTAACCAAACTCTACAACCGCAGCAGCTATGATGCGTATATGCAGCACCTGTTGCAAAGCAACAAACAGTTCTCACTGATTGTGTTTGACCTGAACTATTTCAAGGAGATCAATGACAAACATGGCCATGAAATGGGAGACTATACACTAATCTGCTTTGCCAAGGCGCTCAAGAAAGCATTTGCCCCGAGGGGACTTGCCTTCAGACTAGGAGGAGATGAATTTGCGGCAATATCCGAATCTGGTAATGTTGAAGCCATCATCGAAATGATAAAGGTTTATTTACATAAGAATAACAATCCACTCATCAAGAACCTACGTTTTAGCTACGGATACCATTCACCACTGCCTGGGATGACCGCTGATGAGCTAAGCAATATTGCAGACCATAAGATGTATGCACAGAAGCAAGTGATGAAAGAAAACGATCCCAGGGGGGAGAGATAG